The following coding sequences lie in one Maribacter forsetii DSM 18668 genomic window:
- the ruvB gene encoding Holliday junction branch migration DNA helicase RuvB — MNEYLDPSADGFSNEELDIERALRPVNFDDFAGQDQVLENLKVFVEAANRRGEALDHTLFHGPPGLGKTTLANILANELGVSIKITSGPVLDKPGDLAGLLTNLDERDVLFIDEIHRLSPIVEEYLYSAMEDYKIDIMLESGPNARSVQINLNPFTLIGATTRSGLLTAPMRARFGIQSRLQYYSTELLSTIVERSAEILRVPISQDAAIEIAGRSRGTPRICNALLRRVRDFAEIKGNGSIDMEISKFSLKALNVDAHGLDEMDNKILTTIIDKFKGGPVGITTLATAVSESAETIEEVYEPFLIQQGFIMRTPRGREVTELAYKHLGRIKGGIQPGLF, encoded by the coding sequence ATGAACGAGTATTTAGACCCATCTGCTGATGGTTTCTCTAATGAGGAACTTGATATTGAAAGAGCATTAAGACCTGTAAATTTTGACGATTTTGCCGGTCAAGATCAGGTGCTTGAAAACCTTAAGGTTTTTGTGGAAGCCGCAAATAGAAGAGGAGAAGCATTGGATCATACCTTGTTTCATGGTCCTCCGGGTTTGGGTAAAACTACTTTGGCTAATATTCTTGCTAATGAATTGGGGGTGTCAATTAAAATAACATCTGGTCCTGTATTGGATAAACCAGGAGATTTAGCAGGGTTATTGACTAACTTAGATGAGCGTGATGTGTTGTTTATTGATGAGATCCATAGATTAAGCCCTATTGTTGAAGAGTATTTGTACTCTGCAATGGAGGATTATAAAATAGATATTATGTTGGAATCTGGACCAAATGCCAGGTCTGTTCAGATAAATTTAAATCCGTTTACATTGATTGGTGCAACAACACGGTCAGGATTATTGACTGCGCCTATGCGTGCGCGTTTTGGTATCCAAAGTAGATTGCAATATTATTCTACAGAACTACTTTCTACTATTGTAGAGCGTAGTGCAGAAATTTTGCGCGTACCTATTTCTCAAGATGCAGCTATAGAAATTGCTGGTAGAAGCAGAGGTACACCTAGAATCTGCAATGCCTTACTTAGAAGGGTACGTGATTTTGCGGAGATTAAAGGAAATGGCTCTATTGATATGGAAATTTCAAAGTTTAGCTTAAAGGCATTGAACGTGGATGCTCATGGTCTTGATGAAATGGATAACAAAATACTAACAACTATAATTGATAAATTCAAAGGCGGTCCTGTTGGTATTACCACTTTGGCAACTGCGGTTTCTGAGAGTGCAGAAACGATAGAAGAGGTGTACGAGCCGTTTTTAATTCAACAAGGTTTTATTATGAGAACTCCGCGCGGTAGGGAAGTCACAGAATTAGCTTATAAGCACCTTGGAAGAATAAAAGGCGGAATTCAACCAGGGCTATTTTGA
- a CDS encoding cytochrome c oxidase subunit II gives MTTLLTLAVLVLVAIAIWQLTKIFELSQLKTEQHQIATDSDNKNNGYMLFGFLVFIYGITIFSFWKYGKFLLPEAGSAHGEEYDSLMLVSFIIIFIVQTLTQALLHYFGYKYAGKKGQKALFYADNDRLEFIWTIIPVIVLAGLILWGLYTWTTIMDVNDEDDPLIVELYAQQFNWTARYGGGDNVLGGANVRMIDIDKANVLGLDEADTYAHDDVIVKELHLPVGRKVNFKMRSQDVLHSAYMPHFRAQMNCVPGMITEFSFTPIYTTEEMRTNPDVMDKVKRTNKIRAEKAASTGEPLDPWQFDYILLCNKICGKSHYNMQMKIIVESEEDYMEWMKGQSTFAETVMKDESSPVVHSLSAISIGE, from the coding sequence ATGACGACATTATTAACTTTAGCTGTACTTGTTCTTGTAGCCATTGCCATTTGGCAGTTGACTAAGATATTTGAATTATCACAGCTTAAAACTGAGCAACACCAAATAGCAACGGATAGCGATAATAAGAATAACGGTTATATGTTATTTGGATTTTTGGTATTCATTTACGGAATTACCATTTTCAGTTTTTGGAAATATGGTAAGTTCTTATTGCCTGAAGCAGGATCTGCTCACGGTGAGGAGTATGATAGCTTAATGTTGGTATCTTTTATTATCATCTTTATAGTACAGACTCTTACACAGGCTTTATTACATTATTTTGGATATAAATATGCAGGTAAAAAGGGACAAAAGGCATTGTTCTATGCAGATAATGATCGTTTAGAGTTTATTTGGACTATTATTCCTGTAATTGTATTGGCAGGTCTTATTCTATGGGGATTATACACATGGACAACCATTATGGATGTTAACGATGAGGATGATCCTTTAATTGTAGAGCTTTATGCACAACAATTTAATTGGACCGCTAGATATGGTGGTGGAGATAATGTTTTAGGTGGTGCTAATGTTAGAATGATAGATATCGATAAAGCTAATGTATTAGGTTTAGATGAAGCTGATACCTATGCTCATGACGATGTTATCGTTAAAGAACTACACTTACCTGTAGGTAGAAAAGTAAACTTTAAAATGCGTTCGCAAGATGTATTGCATTCAGCTTATATGCCTCACTTCAGAGCACAAATGAACTGTGTTCCAGGAATGATTACTGAGTTTTCATTTACACCGATTTACACAACAGAGGAGATGAGAACCAATCCAGATGTTATGGATAAGGTAAAGAGAACCAATAAAATTCGTGCAGAAAAGGCTGCAAGTACGGGTGAGCCTTTAGATCCATGGCAATTCGATTATATTTTGCTTTGTAATAAGATTTGTGGTAAATCTCACTACAATATGCAAATGAAGATTATTGTTGAATCTGAAGAGGATTATATGGAATGGATGAAAGGTCAGTCTACCTTTGCAGAAACAGTAATGAAAGACGAATCTAGTCCTGTAGTTCATTCATTAAGCGCTATATCAATAGGAGAGTAA
- a CDS encoding GIN domain-containing protein produces the protein MKKFALLIILLVISANGYSQRKPKIKGNKNVIEVREDLEPFNAIELVDDLDIVIQKATTEGYALELDDNLVDVLKFKVDNGTLKISSFYNITGKKKLEITIFFQELNSIRMMNGKISMKDVISTDRLRVETFGTSRLELNATADIMDINMEEISSGDFNLASDSLNLTLKDRIDVKLYTTGASNNIYMYKNASAKVEGTTDFLMAKLYGNTSLKASDLQANYVLVVAEDSPDIEVRALNTLQLSSKGGTRTKLYGEPEITILDFLDTSRLEKERN, from the coding sequence ATGAAAAAGTTCGCCCTATTGATTATTCTGTTGGTTATTTCTGCTAACGGTTATTCGCAACGTAAACCCAAGATAAAAGGGAATAAAAATGTTATTGAAGTACGCGAGGATTTAGAGCCTTTTAATGCTATTGAATTGGTTGATGATCTTGACATCGTTATTCAAAAAGCAACTACAGAAGGTTATGCTTTGGAGCTGGATGATAATTTGGTAGATGTACTAAAATTTAAAGTGGACAATGGCACACTAAAGATATCTTCGTTCTATAATATTACGGGAAAGAAGAAATTGGAGATTACCATTTTCTTTCAAGAGCTGAATAGTATTAGAATGATGAATGGTAAAATTAGCATGAAGGATGTTATTTCTACCGATAGGTTAAGGGTAGAAACCTTTGGTACATCTAGACTAGAGTTAAATGCTACTGCTGATATTATGGATATTAACATGGAAGAAATCAGTTCAGGTGATTTTAACTTAGCCAGTGACTCTTTAAATCTTACATTAAAAGATAGAATAGATGTGAAATTATATACCACTGGTGCTAGTAATAATATTTACATGTATAAAAATGCCTCTGCTAAAGTGGAGGGTACAACAGATTTTTTAATGGCTAAGTTGTATGGTAACACATCTCTAAAGGCATCTGATCTTCAAGCTAACTATGTTCTTGTAGTTGCCGAAGATTCACCAGATATAGAAGTTAGGGCTTTGAACACATTACAGCTTAGTTCTAAAGGTGGTACTAGAACCAAGCTCTATGGTGAACCTGAAATAACTATTCTTGATTTTTTAGACACATCAAGATTAGAGAAAGAGCGTAATTAG
- a CDS encoding cytochrome c oxidase subunit I — MSATAHAHVDDHAHDDHGHHHKETFVTKYIFSQDHKMIGKQYLILGVFVMGFIGIAMSLLFRMQLAWPGESFPIFEALLGKWAPGGVMDADVYLALVTMHGTIMVFFVLTAGLSGTFSNLLIPLQIGARDMASGFLNMVSFWLFAIASGIMIVSLFVEAGPAAAGWTIYPPLSALPMAQPGSGMGMTLWLSSMAIFIASSLLGSLNYIVTVINLRTKGMSMTRLPLTIWAFFVTAIIGVISFPVLLSAALLLIMDRSFGTSFFLSDIFIQGEVLHYQGGSPVLYEHLFWFLGHPEVYIVLLPALGITSEVMSTNARKPIFGYRAMIASILAIAFLSTIVWGHHMFISGMNPFLGSVFTFTTLLIAIPSAVKAFNYITTLWKGNLQLNPAMLFSIGLVSTFITGGLTGIVLGDSTLDINVHDTYFVVAHFHLVMGISALYGLFAGVYHWFPKMYGGRLMNKNLGYVHFWVTAICAYGVFFPMHFVGMAGVPRRYYENTAFPMFDELTDIQVLMTVFAIIAAAAQLVFVANFFYSIFYGKVGPQNPWKSNTLEWTAEQKHIHGNWAGPIPEVHRWAYDYSKVYENGEYIIAGQDYVPQHIPLQEDEEEMNH; from the coding sequence ATGTCAGCAACAGCACATGCACATGTAGATGATCACGCACACGACGATCATGGACATCATCATAAAGAAACTTTTGTAACAAAGTATATCTTTAGTCAAGATCATAAAATGATTGGTAAACAATACCTTATTTTAGGTGTGTTTGTTATGGGTTTTATTGGTATTGCAATGTCATTATTGTTTAGAATGCAATTGGCGTGGCCAGGGGAATCTTTTCCTATTTTTGAGGCACTTTTAGGTAAGTGGGCGCCAGGTGGTGTTATGGATGCTGATGTCTATCTAGCATTAGTAACTATGCACGGTACCATCATGGTATTCTTTGTACTTACTGCTGGTTTAAGTGGTACGTTTAGTAATTTGTTGATTCCGTTACAGATAGGTGCAAGAGATATGGCATCTGGTTTCTTGAACATGGTTTCTTTTTGGTTGTTTGCTATTGCCTCGGGTATAATGATTGTTTCATTATTTGTTGAAGCAGGACCAGCAGCAGCTGGTTGGACGATTTATCCACCTTTAAGTGCTTTGCCAATGGCTCAGCCTGGTTCAGGTATGGGTATGACATTATGGTTGAGCTCAATGGCGATATTTATCGCTTCATCTCTTTTAGGATCATTGAACTATATTGTAACTGTAATCAACTTAAGAACTAAAGGGATGTCAATGACAAGATTGCCTTTGACAATTTGGGCTTTCTTTGTAACAGCTATAATTGGTGTTATTTCATTCCCGGTATTATTATCTGCAGCTTTATTATTAATAATGGATAGAAGTTTTGGTACTTCTTTCTTCTTGTCGGATATTTTTATTCAAGGTGAAGTTTTACATTACCAAGGTGGTTCTCCAGTATTATATGAGCACCTGTTCTGGTTTTTAGGTCACCCAGAGGTATATATAGTATTGTTACCTGCATTAGGTATTACCTCTGAAGTTATGTCTACAAACGCTCGTAAACCAATTTTTGGTTACCGTGCAATGATTGCTTCTATTTTGGCAATCGCATTTTTATCGACAATCGTTTGGGGTCACCATATGTTTATTTCTGGTATGAATCCATTTTTGGGATCTGTATTTACATTTACAACATTATTGATTGCAATACCATCTGCTGTAAAAGCATTTAATTATATAACTACACTTTGGAAAGGTAACCTACAATTGAATCCGGCTATGCTGTTTTCCATTGGTTTGGTATCAACATTTATTACTGGTGGTTTAACCGGTATAGTTTTAGGTGATAGTACATTAGATATTAACGTTCATGATACTTACTTTGTGGTTGCTCACTTCCACTTGGTAATGGGTATATCTGCATTGTACGGGTTGTTTGCTGGTGTTTACCACTGGTTCCCTAAAATGTACGGAGGTAGATTAATGAACAAGAACTTAGGATATGTTCACTTCTGGGTAACTGCAATTTGTGCTTATGGAGTATTCTTTCCAATGCACTTTGTAGGTATGGCTGGTGTTCCAAGAAGATATTATGAGAATACAGCTTTCCCAATGTTTGATGAGTTAACAGATATCCAAGTATTAATGACTGTTTTTGCTATTATAGCGGCAGCGGCACAGCTAGTATTTGTTGCTAACTTCTTCTATAGTATATTCTACGGTAAGGTTGGACCTCAAAATCCATGGAAGTCAAATACATTAGAATGGACTGCTGAACAAAAACATATTCACGGAAACTGGGCTGGTCCTATTCCTGAAGTTCATAGATGGGCTTATGACTATAGTAAAGTCTATGAGAACGGCGAATATATAATTGCTGGACAAGATTATGTTCCACAACATATACCATTGCAGGAAGATGAAGAGGAAATGAATCACTAA
- a CDS encoding acyl-CoA dehydrogenase family protein, whose amino-acid sequence MTKENYTAQVLQYIPVFYIIWSDDLLSASEINVVENAISNDVTLSSDDKKQLKAWMNVKNPPKNELFKSWKQLIINSGVKLVEHETYPLTAFSQKVASHYYNDISYNDQIKSIEINLGIQPNHYSHLFDVHIDLEKKSSQYSAKTIDTILKGNHAKAIDSFRAVLSDPIFSWEIRRNKEEFRNHVLKQVEFLADKGYGAMAYPEAYGGTNDMEGYAYIFENMMWADGSLSIKFGVQFGLFGGSIQKLGTKKHHDKYLNDTGKSELLGCFAMTETGHGSNVRGIKTTATYNKDSETIVIHTPGKNDNKEYIGNAIHSKMASVFAQLIVNGKNEGVHAILVPLRNQEHELLPGIMVEDNGYKLGLNGVDNGKIWFNQVEVPKENLLNKYGTILGNGDYYSEIKNPNKRFFTMLGTLVGGRICVARAGLGGAKFALTVAIKHALKRRQFNDSVKIQEDLLMDYPSHQLRLTPIVASAYVYHITLDKMMALYCDESQPDKRQVETQVAGLKSIITWYANDAIQECREACGGKGYLLENRIADLKGDVDIFTTFEGDNNVLLQLAAKGVLSDFKAEFNSAGFSTVLKLLSSQLSDKLSTINPLYTNKTDKDHLYNPKFHVHAFEHRTRRLTYTIAMRIRGYIKKGIPSYQAFLKVQTHLMTLGKAYSAELAYKSFIAHNDTMTDPEYKALFEKLGTLYALHEIRKDASWYLEQGYISGTKSKAIRQRVERLCTELRPHLNSLVDGFGIPDHLMTAPIAN is encoded by the coding sequence ATGACAAAAGAAAATTACACAGCACAAGTATTACAATATATTCCGGTCTTTTATATTATATGGTCAGATGACCTCTTGTCGGCATCAGAAATAAATGTTGTTGAGAACGCCATATCAAATGATGTTACCTTATCCTCAGATGACAAAAAACAACTTAAAGCGTGGATGAATGTCAAAAATCCGCCAAAAAACGAGTTATTCAAGTCTTGGAAACAATTGATTATAAATAGTGGTGTAAAGTTAGTGGAGCACGAAACGTATCCATTAACGGCTTTCAGTCAAAAAGTAGCATCACACTACTACAATGACATATCGTACAACGATCAAATAAAAAGTATTGAAATTAATTTGGGCATTCAACCCAATCATTACAGCCATTTATTTGACGTACATATTGACTTAGAAAAAAAATCCTCTCAATATTCGGCAAAAACCATAGACACAATTTTAAAAGGAAATCATGCAAAGGCAATAGATTCTTTTAGAGCCGTACTTAGTGATCCAATTTTCTCTTGGGAAATAAGACGTAACAAAGAAGAGTTTCGAAATCATGTTCTAAAACAAGTTGAGTTTTTGGCGGATAAGGGTTACGGCGCAATGGCATATCCCGAAGCATATGGTGGCACCAATGATATGGAAGGCTACGCTTACATTTTTGAGAATATGATGTGGGCAGACGGAAGTCTATCTATAAAATTTGGGGTACAATTTGGGTTATTCGGTGGCAGTATTCAGAAATTGGGCACCAAGAAACACCATGATAAGTATTTAAACGATACAGGTAAGTCTGAATTATTAGGCTGTTTTGCCATGACAGAAACCGGACACGGATCTAATGTTCGCGGAATTAAAACAACGGCCACCTATAACAAAGATTCCGAAACTATTGTCATACATACCCCAGGTAAAAACGATAATAAAGAATATATTGGAAATGCCATTCATTCTAAAATGGCATCTGTTTTTGCTCAACTTATTGTAAACGGAAAAAATGAAGGAGTACACGCTATTCTAGTTCCCCTTAGAAATCAAGAACATGAATTATTACCAGGTATAATGGTTGAGGACAACGGTTACAAACTTGGACTTAACGGCGTTGATAATGGCAAAATTTGGTTTAACCAAGTTGAGGTACCAAAAGAGAATCTATTGAACAAGTACGGTACTATATTAGGTAATGGAGATTATTATTCAGAAATAAAGAATCCGAACAAACGCTTTTTCACCATGTTGGGTACTCTGGTAGGAGGTAGAATATGCGTTGCCAGGGCAGGTTTAGGCGGAGCAAAATTTGCATTGACAGTTGCCATTAAGCATGCTTTAAAAAGAAGACAATTTAATGATAGCGTTAAAATACAAGAAGACCTTTTGATGGATTACCCATCTCACCAACTACGCTTGACTCCCATAGTAGCCAGCGCGTATGTGTATCACATTACGTTAGATAAAATGATGGCGCTCTATTGCGATGAATCTCAACCAGACAAAAGACAGGTTGAAACGCAGGTAGCAGGACTTAAATCCATTATTACTTGGTACGCCAACGATGCCATTCAAGAATGTAGAGAAGCTTGTGGTGGCAAGGGTTATCTTTTAGAGAATAGAATTGCAGACCTGAAAGGTGATGTTGATATATTCACAACTTTTGAAGGCGATAATAATGTATTATTACAACTAGCCGCTAAGGGTGTTCTTTCAGATTTTAAAGCGGAGTTCAACAGCGCAGGCTTTTCAACTGTCTTGAAATTATTAAGCTCTCAGCTAAGTGATAAACTGTCCACCATAAACCCGTTGTACACAAACAAGACAGATAAAGACCATTTATACAATCCTAAATTTCATGTACACGCTTTTGAACATAGAACAAGAAGATTAACCTATACTATTGCAATGCGTATTAGAGGTTATATTAAGAAAGGAATTCCGTCATATCAAGCCTTTTTAAAGGTACAAACACACTTAATGACACTTGGCAAGGCATATAGTGCCGAACTGGCGTACAAATCATTTATAGCGCACAACGACACAATGACCGACCCAGAGTATAAAGCGCTATTTGAAAAACTAGGCACCTTATATGCTCTGCATGAAATAAGAAAAGATGCATCATGGTATTTAGAGCAAGGCTACATAAGCGGAACTAAATCTAAAGCTATACGCCAAAGAGTTGAACGCCTGTGTACAGAACTGAGACCGCACCTTAATAGCCTTGTAGATGGTTTTGGAATACCGGATCACTTAATGACCGCGCCAATAGCTAACTAA